From Micromonospora sp. NBC_01699, a single genomic window includes:
- the pgsA gene encoding CDP-diacylglycerol--glycerol-3-phosphate 3-phosphatidyltransferase, with translation MVEPVPVVNAANALTALRLVLVPVFVVLAVVSEMTHPAWRIAACLTFAVASATDLLDGWIARRFKLVTAVGKVADPIADKALTGAALVLLSWYDLLPWWVTLLILAREFGVTLIRFWVIRFGVIAASRGGKAKTALQILAIVWYLWPVPEPATFVGPWIMGIALVVTVITGLDYVVRALRLRRRPS, from the coding sequence ATGGTCGAGCCGGTGCCCGTCGTCAACGCGGCCAACGCGCTCACCGCCCTGCGGCTGGTCCTGGTGCCCGTTTTTGTGGTGCTGGCGGTCGTCTCCGAGATGACCCACCCGGCCTGGCGGATCGCCGCCTGCCTGACCTTCGCCGTGGCGTCCGCGACCGACCTGCTCGACGGCTGGATCGCCCGCCGGTTCAAGCTGGTCACCGCGGTCGGCAAGGTGGCCGACCCGATCGCCGACAAGGCGCTGACCGGCGCCGCCCTGGTCCTGCTCTCCTGGTACGACCTGCTGCCCTGGTGGGTCACCCTGCTCATCCTGGCCCGTGAGTTCGGTGTCACGTTGATCCGGTTCTGGGTGATCCGGTTCGGGGTGATCGCCGCCAGCCGGGGCGGCAAGGCCAAGACCGCGTTGCAGATACTGGCGATCGTCTGGTACCTCTGGCCGGTGCCGGAACCGGCCACCTTCGTCGGCCCGTGGATCATGGGAATCGCCCTGGTGGTGACCGTGATCACCGGTCTGGACTACGTCGTACGGGCACTGCGGCTGCGCCGCCGGCCCAGCTAG
- a CDS encoding zinc finger domain-containing protein has translation MPEGDTVWNTARALHRALAGGRLTASDFRVPQLAGTNLVGWTVLEAVSRGKHLLIRLAKPPGTPGVPGTPGTASTPGTASTPGTPGTSSGAAGEARLTVHSHLRMDGAWRVYPPGERWAARPAHLIRLVLRTADAIAVGYHLHEVAVLPTAREDELVGGLGPDLLGPAWDPDEAVRRLAAHPRSSIAEALLDQHSLAGIGNLYKSEVLFLRGVDPWTPVAAVPDLAGLVTLAQRLLAANRGRWTQSTTGSLHRGQTTYVYGRRGQPCRRCGMLVEKAEQGDRVTYWCPRCQPAPD, from the coding sequence GTGCCCGAAGGCGACACGGTCTGGAACACCGCCCGCGCGCTGCACCGTGCGCTGGCCGGTGGCCGGCTGACCGCCTCCGACTTCCGGGTGCCGCAGCTCGCCGGCACCAACCTGGTCGGCTGGACCGTCCTGGAAGCGGTCAGTCGCGGCAAGCACCTGCTGATCCGGCTCGCCAAACCGCCCGGCACACCCGGCGTGCCGGGCACGCCCGGCACAGCGAGCACGCCCGGCACAGCGAGCACGCCCGGCACGCCGGGCACGAGCAGTGGGGCCGCCGGTGAGGCGCGCCTCACCGTGCATTCCCACCTGCGGATGGACGGGGCGTGGCGGGTCTACCCGCCGGGCGAACGCTGGGCCGCCCGGCCGGCGCACCTGATCCGGCTGGTACTGCGTACGGCGGACGCGATCGCGGTCGGCTACCACCTGCACGAGGTCGCCGTGCTGCCCACCGCGCGGGAGGACGAGCTGGTCGGCGGGCTCGGCCCCGACCTGCTCGGCCCGGCCTGGGACCCGGACGAGGCGGTACGCCGGCTCGCCGCCCACCCGCGGTCCAGTATCGCCGAGGCGTTGTTGGACCAGCACAGCCTGGCGGGCATCGGCAACCTCTACAAATCGGAGGTGCTCTTCCTCCGGGGTGTCGACCCGTGGACACCGGTGGCGGCGGTGCCCGACCTCGCCGGGCTGGTGACGCTGGCCCAACGTCTGCTGGCGGCGAACCGGGGACGCTGGACCCAGAGCACCACCGGCTCGCTGCACCGGGGGCAGACCACCTACGTGTACGGCCGGCGCGGTCAACCCTGTCGCCGCTGCGGCATGCTGGTGGAAAAGGCCGAACAGGGCGACCGGGTGACGTACTGGTGCCCGCGCTGCCAGCCCGCCCCGGACTGA
- a CDS encoding helix-turn-helix domain-containing protein, producing MVLLRRVIGDALRARRQGQHRTLREVSSAANVSLGYLSEIERGQKEASSELLAAICDALGARLSELLREVSDTVALGEQVSGVLAPVQERSTVDVPARTVLTDSGVRTVTESGVRQVATDGNVSVSVRQDSPLKATLRTTRRVRSTSDRPRDIVRAA from the coding sequence ATGGTCCTGCTACGCCGGGTAATCGGTGACGCGTTGCGTGCTCGCCGGCAGGGTCAACACCGCACCCTGCGCGAGGTTTCCTCGGCGGCCAACGTGAGCCTCGGCTACCTGTCCGAGATCGAGCGTGGCCAGAAGGAGGCGTCGAGCGAACTGCTCGCCGCCATCTGTGACGCCCTCGGTGCACGCCTGTCCGAGCTGTTGCGCGAGGTCAGCGACACGGTCGCGCTCGGCGAGCAGGTCTCCGGAGTGCTGGCACCGGTGCAGGAGAGGTCGACGGTCGACGTCCCGGCCCGCACCGTGCTCACCGACTCCGGTGTGCGTACGGTGACCGAGTCCGGCGTACGTCAGGTCGCCACCGACGGGAACGTCTCCGTCTCGGTGCGCCAGGACTCCCCGCTCAAGGCGACCCTGCGCACCACCCGACGGGTCCGGTCCACCAGCGACCGGCCCCGCGACATCGTCCGCGCCGCCTGA
- a CDS encoding SAM hydrolase/SAM-dependent halogenase family protein — protein MVGYGWVSFTSDYGLFDGFVAACHGVVGRLAPGVRVLDVTHLVPPGDVGRGAVVLAQTVVELPPAVHVAVVDPGVGTARRGVALQTPGGLLVGPDNGLLCWAADALGGTTLAVELTNPAWLAATVSPTFHGRDVFAPVAARLALGAELTDAGPTVDPTTLVRLPEPVVSSGPGWLTAEVLSVDHFGNVQLAAPASALDGLRSALLVDGVPARRAATFGDVPTGAVAVFADSAGRVALAVNGGRADAVLSLVTGQVLRIADAS, from the coding sequence GTGGTGGGTTATGGGTGGGTTAGTTTTACTAGTGACTATGGGCTTTTTGATGGGTTTGTGGCTGCCTGTCATGGGGTGGTGGGGCGGTTGGCGCCGGGTGTACGGGTGCTCGATGTGACGCATCTGGTGCCGCCGGGGGATGTCGGGCGGGGTGCGGTCGTACTCGCCCAGACGGTCGTGGAACTGCCGCCGGCGGTGCATGTGGCGGTTGTCGATCCCGGCGTCGGTACGGCCAGGCGCGGGGTCGCCCTACAGACCCCCGGCGGGTTGCTGGTCGGGCCGGACAACGGGCTGCTCTGCTGGGCGGCCGACGCACTCGGCGGCACCACACTCGCGGTGGAGCTGACCAACCCGGCCTGGCTCGCGGCGACCGTTTCGCCCACGTTCCACGGTAGGGACGTCTTCGCCCCGGTCGCCGCCCGGCTGGCGCTCGGTGCCGAGCTGACCGACGCCGGGCCGACGGTCGACCCGACCACCCTGGTACGGCTGCCCGAACCAGTGGTCAGCAGCGGGCCGGGTTGGCTCACCGCCGAGGTGCTCTCGGTGGATCACTTCGGCAACGTGCAGCTCGCCGCCCCGGCGTCCGCGCTGGACGGGCTGCGGTCGGCGCTGCTGGTGGACGGCGTACCGGCCCGTCGGGCGGCGACATTCGGTGACGTACCGACGGGGGCTGTCGCCGTGTTCGCGGACTCCGCCGGCCGGGTGGCGCTGGCGGTGAACGGCGGCCGCGCGGATGCCGTACTTTCGCTGGTAACGGGGCAGGTGCTACGGATAGCGGACGCTAGCTGA
- a CDS encoding PspA/IM30 family protein — protein sequence MANPFVKGWRYLMALFGAKIDEHADPKVQIQQAIEESQRQHQALVQQAAAVIGNQHQLEMKLSRQMSEVERLQGMARQSLVLADRARAGGDEAEAQKFEQTAQTLAAQLVSVEQSTEDLKALHDQALSAAGQARRAVENNSMILQQKLAERTKLLSQLEQAKMQETVAKSLESMSTLAAPGTTPSLDEVRDKIERRYATAMGRAELAGNSVEGRMLEVQKSSLDLAGSARLEQIRASMAGEQLGGQNQPAVDQANRAADNAGVARLDEIRRSMAKEKPTGDQSAAG from the coding sequence ATGGCGAACCCGTTCGTCAAGGGATGGCGCTACCTGATGGCGCTGTTCGGCGCCAAGATCGATGAGCACGCTGATCCGAAGGTGCAGATACAGCAGGCCATCGAGGAGTCCCAGCGCCAACACCAGGCGCTGGTGCAGCAGGCGGCGGCGGTCATCGGCAACCAGCACCAGCTTGAGATGAAGCTGTCCCGGCAGATGTCCGAGGTCGAGCGGTTGCAGGGGATGGCCCGCCAGTCGCTGGTCCTCGCCGACCGGGCCCGAGCCGGCGGCGACGAGGCGGAGGCGCAGAAGTTCGAGCAGACCGCGCAGACCCTCGCCGCCCAACTGGTCTCCGTCGAGCAGTCGACCGAGGACCTCAAGGCCCTGCACGACCAGGCGCTCAGCGCCGCCGGGCAGGCCCGTCGCGCGGTCGAGAACAACAGCATGATTCTCCAGCAGAAGCTGGCCGAGCGGACCAAGCTGCTCAGCCAGCTCGAACAGGCCAAGATGCAGGAGACCGTGGCGAAGTCGCTGGAGTCGATGTCGACGCTGGCGGCGCCCGGTACCACCCCCTCGCTGGACGAGGTGCGGGACAAGATCGAACGCCGGTACGCCACCGCCATGGGCCGCGCCGAACTCGCCGGCAACTCGGTCGAGGGCCGGATGCTGGAGGTCCAGAAGAGCAGCCTCGACCTGGCCGGCTCGGCCCGGCTGGAGCAGATCCGGGCCAGCATGGCCGGCGAACAGCTCGGCGGCCAGAACCAGCCGGCGGTCGACCAGGCCAACCGGGCGGCGGACAACGCCGGGGTGGCCCGACTCGACGAGATCCGGCGCAGCATGGCCAAGGAGAAGCCGACCGGCGACCAGAGCGCCGCCGGCTGA
- a CDS encoding CinA family protein codes for MTGDAGARAAATEAAAVVHPLVERGETLAVVESLTGGLLAATIVDIAGVSSVFRGGLVVYATDLKESLAGVPAELLAARGPVDPDVAAALAEGGRWRCGADWCLATTGVAGPEPQNGRPVGLVFVAAAGPGGTEVRELRLRGGRQQIRMDTVTEALRLLAEQVHGLAPPPVRG; via the coding sequence ATGACTGGCGATGCCGGGGCACGGGCCGCGGCGACCGAGGCGGCGGCGGTGGTGCACCCACTGGTCGAGCGGGGCGAGACCCTGGCCGTCGTGGAGTCGCTCACCGGTGGGCTGCTGGCCGCCACGATCGTGGACATCGCCGGGGTGAGCAGCGTCTTCCGGGGCGGGCTGGTGGTCTATGCCACCGATCTGAAGGAGTCGCTGGCCGGCGTACCGGCCGAACTGCTGGCCGCGCGCGGTCCGGTCGACCCGGACGTGGCCGCCGCCCTGGCCGAGGGCGGGCGCTGGCGGTGCGGCGCCGACTGGTGCCTGGCCACCACCGGGGTCGCCGGCCCGGAGCCGCAGAACGGGCGGCCGGTCGGGCTGGTCTTCGTCGCGGCGGCCGGACCGGGCGGCACCGAGGTCCGGGAACTGCGTCTGCGCGGCGGGCGGCAACAGATCCGGATGGACACGGTCACCGAGGCGTTGCGGCTGCTGGCGGAGCAGGTGCACGGCCTGGCGCCGCCGCCGGTGCGGGGCTGA
- the pspM gene encoding phage shock envelope stress response protein PspM has translation MADQRARYFRRLRVLRRSARWWSVWAGALGGAAAVLTPYQGLGLPDAAWAAGAGGTAVLALWRWADLRRQAAQPAPPPPDPVARAEQSRARLVAAVERLPAGPGVVAEVRRQRTRLALRGSAAAARWERLSRASSTMNGLAGRLPALAEPAVLEATAAEHSLHDLAHRVASLEKATRFAPEQSRPALKSAHRDLLGQLDRGVAAYEALVVAAAGYLAEDTRSTTEHPAAERLVEATDLLHGVAGGLAQLRDPGTATPR, from the coding sequence ATGGCCGACCAGCGAGCCCGCTACTTCCGGCGGCTGCGTGTGCTGCGCCGGTCCGCCCGCTGGTGGAGCGTCTGGGCCGGCGCACTGGGCGGCGCGGCGGCGGTCCTCACCCCGTACCAGGGGCTGGGTCTGCCGGACGCGGCCTGGGCCGCCGGTGCCGGCGGCACCGCCGTGTTGGCCCTGTGGCGATGGGCCGACCTGCGCCGGCAGGCGGCGCAACCGGCTCCGCCGCCGCCCGACCCGGTCGCCCGGGCCGAGCAGAGCCGCGCCCGGCTGGTCGCCGCCGTCGAACGGCTGCCCGCCGGGCCCGGCGTGGTCGCCGAGGTACGCCGACAGCGGACCAGGCTCGCCCTGCGCGGCTCGGCGGCGGCCGCCCGATGGGAGCGGCTGTCCCGCGCCTCGTCCACCATGAACGGGCTCGCCGGCCGGCTACCCGCCCTGGCCGAGCCCGCCGTGTTGGAGGCGACCGCCGCGGAGCACTCGCTGCACGACCTGGCCCACCGGGTGGCCAGCCTGGAGAAGGCGACCCGGTTCGCCCCGGAGCAGTCCCGGCCGGCGCTGAAATCGGCCCACCGGGACCTGCTCGGGCAACTCGACCGGGGCGTGGCCGCCTACGAGGCGTTGGTCGTCGCGGCCGCCGGCTACCTCGCCGAGGACACCCGGTCGACCACCGAGCACCCGGCGGCGGAACGGCTCGTCGAGGCAACCGACCTGCTGCACGGGGTCGCCGGCGGCCTCGCCCAACTGCGCGACCCCGGTACCGCCACCCCACGCTGA
- a CDS encoding LLM class F420-dependent oxidoreductase, translated as MRLVVFSEPQDGATYGDLLRVARHTEDLGFDGFFRSDHYLHMNGDGVPGPTDAWLTLAGLALQTERIRLGTLVTSATFRLPGPLAISVAQVDEMSGGRVELGLGTGWFEAEHRAYGIPFPPLRERFDRLTEQLEVVTGLWGTPPGETFTYRGGYYDLYDSPAMPKPVQQPGPPVIVGGTGLKRTPVLAARFADEYNVPFQPAHAAAKNFAAVVEACERVGRDATGRAPLTLSAAVTVVCGRTDAEVRRRADAIGRDLDELRAGPGVVGTPDEVVEQLHEYAKGGASRFFLQFLDLADLDQLDLIAAEVAPQL; from the coding sequence ATGCGATTGGTTGTGTTTAGTGAGCCGCAGGATGGTGCTACGTACGGGGATTTGCTCCGGGTGGCGCGGCATACGGAGGATCTCGGGTTCGACGGGTTTTTTCGGTCCGACCACTATCTGCACATGAACGGGGACGGCGTGCCCGGTCCGACGGACGCCTGGCTGACCCTGGCCGGGCTCGCCTTGCAGACCGAGCGGATCCGGCTCGGCACCCTGGTCACCTCGGCCACCTTCCGGCTGCCCGGACCGCTGGCCATCTCGGTCGCGCAGGTCGACGAGATGAGCGGCGGACGGGTGGAACTGGGCCTGGGTACGGGCTGGTTCGAGGCCGAGCATCGGGCGTACGGAATCCCGTTCCCGCCGCTGAGGGAGCGGTTCGACCGGCTGACCGAGCAGCTTGAGGTGGTTACCGGCCTGTGGGGGACCCCGCCGGGGGAGACGTTCACCTATCGGGGCGGCTACTACGACCTCTACGACTCCCCGGCGATGCCGAAGCCGGTGCAGCAGCCGGGACCGCCGGTCATCGTCGGCGGCACCGGCCTGAAGCGGACGCCGGTGCTGGCCGCCCGATTCGCCGACGAGTACAACGTGCCGTTCCAGCCGGCGCACGCGGCCGCGAAGAACTTCGCCGCGGTGGTCGAGGCATGCGAGCGGGTGGGCCGGGACGCGACCGGCCGGGCCCCGTTGACGCTGTCGGCCGCGGTCACCGTGGTCTGCGGACGTACCGACGCCGAGGTTCGTCGCCGGGCCGACGCGATCGGTCGGGATCTGGACGAGCTGCGCGCCGGGCCCGGCGTGGTCGGCACCCCGGACGAGGTGGTCGAGCAACTACACGAGTACGCCAAGGGCGGCGCATCCCGCTTCTTCCTACAGTTCCTGGACCTGGCCGACCTGGATCAGCTCGACCTGATCGCCGCCGAGGTGGCCCCGCAGCTCTGA
- a CDS encoding fibronectin type III domain-containing protein translates to MVMFRKLAAHRLARRAKQDADGRVDAPTPAPEESRPGIPQQTQTRPVVPTPLPTPDYFGFVPNYANSPLPHLDPAGQVVPGTGLRKFVDSLPGVGEGQRNDLGNYLPVATPDTVSYPGCDYYEIGLEQFTQQLHADLGQTRLRGYRQLNSGTDANGRNTVGPPKRAYHLGPVIVADRDRPVRVKFVNGLPTGPAGRLPLPVDSTVRGAGTGPLGGSEHYPQNRAVLHLHGAATPWISNGGPDQWLTPAGEQTPYPTGTSLANVPDMAEPEPGAVTLYYPNQSGGRLLWYHDHTLGIARLTVYSGQLGLYLLRDEAERQLVADGVVPADEIPLVIQDKTFVPGEAQLEAQDPTWDRANWGGRGSLWYPHVYMPNQNPYNESGTNPMGRWDYGPWFWPPYTGTAHGPARNPYHDPAGAPWQPPVMPGTPNPSVVPEAFLDTPLVNGCAYPYLRVAPKAYRFRILNACNDRSLNLQLYYAASDGPMWQADGTLGDGSAGEVPMVDATANPDHPGSWPTDGRAGGVPDPASIGPDWIQIGTEGGLLPEVAVVRNQPINYVYNRRDIAALNVSEHSLLLGPGERADVIVDFSSAPPGSKIILYNDCPAPMPAFDTRYDYYTGDPDRTAAGGAPSTQPGYGPNTRTLLQFQVAGEPEPPYDLERLRARLPLAYGASQPPPIVPQPAYDTAFGTRTPKNTHVPIHSNTITFTPAGRTAPVTLPLRAKAIQELFEPEYGRMNATLGVELPKVSALVQTTTPLTYVDPPTEILAPADPAIPIGSPGDGTQIWKITHNGAGTRAIHFHHLMVQLINRVGWDGAIRPPDPNELGWKETVRMNPLEDTVVAVRPTLPDPLPFKVGDSVRLLDPNRPPGTTDGFTQVNPRTGDPAVVTNQLFNFGWEYAWQGHLVGHEGSELSRPLVLRVSPAQPTGLTATAKPGSPTVPPSIALAWTNNATRPVPTNHLVERATNVTFTAGVTTFSLPPGVGTTADSTVTPGTTYYYRVRTETAVGYSGWSNTASAVVRLIAPSGLTASVAPAAPVRVDLAWRNRSFATGVEIQRAVNPTFSSGLVTVSGPLTAAWSDGTVTPNTTYYHRVRTSYLGAPSPWSTVSVVTVPTVPAVPHSLSATASVSAPDSVSVQLSWFESGGSVVSGFTLQRANDPSFSTGLTSFTIAGTARSFTNTGLPRDTVYHWRIQAFNAVGTSAFTGPLAVHPPD, encoded by the coding sequence ATGGTCATGTTCAGGAAACTCGCGGCGCACCGCCTGGCCCGCCGGGCGAAGCAGGACGCCGACGGCCGCGTCGATGCCCCCACCCCGGCGCCGGAGGAGTCCCGGCCCGGCATTCCACAGCAGACCCAGACCCGACCGGTCGTCCCGACGCCGCTGCCCACCCCGGACTACTTCGGCTTCGTGCCCAACTACGCGAACAGTCCGCTGCCCCACCTCGACCCCGCCGGTCAGGTCGTGCCCGGCACCGGTCTGCGGAAGTTCGTCGACTCGCTGCCCGGCGTCGGCGAGGGGCAGCGCAACGACCTCGGCAACTATCTGCCGGTCGCCACGCCGGACACGGTCAGCTACCCCGGCTGTGACTACTACGAGATCGGGTTGGAGCAGTTCACCCAGCAGCTGCACGCCGATCTGGGGCAGACCCGGCTGCGTGGCTACCGGCAACTGAACAGCGGGACCGACGCCAACGGGCGCAACACCGTCGGCCCGCCGAAGCGGGCGTACCATCTCGGGCCGGTGATCGTCGCGGACCGTGACCGTCCGGTCCGGGTGAAGTTCGTCAACGGGCTGCCGACCGGCCCGGCCGGGCGGCTGCCACTGCCGGTCGATTCGACCGTACGGGGTGCCGGGACCGGCCCGCTCGGCGGATCGGAGCACTACCCGCAGAACCGAGCCGTGCTGCACCTGCACGGCGCGGCCACGCCGTGGATCAGCAACGGTGGCCCGGACCAGTGGCTCACCCCGGCCGGTGAGCAGACCCCCTACCCCACCGGTACGAGCCTGGCCAACGTGCCGGACATGGCGGAGCCGGAGCCGGGGGCGGTGACGCTGTACTACCCGAACCAGTCCGGCGGCCGACTGCTCTGGTACCACGACCACACCCTCGGCATCGCCCGACTGACCGTCTACTCCGGACAGCTCGGCCTCTACCTGCTGCGTGACGAGGCGGAACGGCAACTGGTCGCGGACGGTGTCGTCCCGGCCGACGAGATCCCGCTGGTGATCCAGGACAAGACCTTCGTGCCCGGCGAGGCGCAGCTCGAAGCGCAGGATCCGACCTGGGACCGGGCCAACTGGGGCGGTCGCGGAAGCCTCTGGTACCCGCACGTCTACATGCCCAACCAGAACCCGTACAACGAGTCCGGGACCAACCCGATGGGGCGCTGGGACTACGGGCCGTGGTTCTGGCCGCCGTACACCGGGACGGCGCACGGGCCGGCCCGGAACCCGTACCACGATCCGGCGGGCGCACCCTGGCAGCCACCGGTGATGCCCGGTACGCCGAACCCGTCGGTGGTGCCGGAGGCCTTCCTCGACACCCCGCTGGTCAACGGGTGCGCCTACCCGTACCTGCGGGTGGCGCCGAAGGCGTACCGGTTTCGGATCCTGAACGCCTGTAACGACCGCAGCCTGAACCTCCAGCTCTACTACGCCGCCTCGGACGGGCCGATGTGGCAGGCGGACGGCACGCTGGGCGACGGCTCCGCCGGTGAGGTGCCGATGGTGGACGCCACCGCGAACCCGGACCACCCGGGTAGCTGGCCGACCGACGGGCGGGCCGGTGGCGTGCCCGACCCGGCCAGTATCGGGCCGGACTGGATCCAGATCGGCACCGAGGGCGGCCTGCTGCCCGAGGTGGCGGTGGTACGCAACCAGCCGATCAACTACGTCTACAACCGCCGGGACATCGCCGCGCTGAACGTCTCCGAGCACTCGCTCCTGCTCGGTCCCGGCGAGCGGGCCGACGTGATCGTCGACTTCTCCTCCGCCCCGCCCGGCTCGAAGATCATCCTCTACAACGACTGTCCGGCGCCGATGCCGGCCTTCGACACCCGGTACGACTACTACACCGGCGACCCGGACCGGACCGCCGCCGGTGGGGCGCCGAGCACCCAGCCCGGTTACGGCCCGAACACCCGTACGCTGCTCCAGTTCCAGGTGGCGGGTGAGCCGGAGCCGCCGTACGACCTGGAGAGGCTGCGCGCCCGGCTGCCGCTGGCGTACGGGGCCAGCCAGCCGCCGCCGATCGTGCCGCAGCCGGCGTACGACACCGCGTTCGGTACCCGTACGCCGAAGAACACGCACGTGCCGATCCACAGCAACACGATCACGTTCACCCCGGCCGGCCGGACCGCCCCGGTGACCCTGCCGCTGCGGGCGAAGGCGATCCAGGAACTCTTCGAACCCGAGTACGGCCGGATGAACGCCACCCTCGGGGTGGAGTTGCCGAAGGTCAGCGCTCTGGTGCAGACGACAACGCCGCTGACGTACGTCGATCCGCCGACCGAGATCCTGGCGCCGGCCGACCCGGCGATCCCGATCGGGTCACCCGGTGACGGCACCCAGATCTGGAAGATCACCCACAACGGGGCCGGCACCCGGGCCATCCACTTCCACCACCTGATGGTCCAGTTGATCAACCGGGTCGGCTGGGACGGCGCGATCCGGCCGCCGGACCCGAACGAGCTGGGCTGGAAGGAGACGGTCCGGATGAACCCCCTGGAGGACACTGTCGTCGCCGTCCGACCGACCCTGCCGGACCCGCTGCCGTTCAAGGTCGGCGACAGCGTACGGCTGCTCGACCCGAACCGGCCGCCCGGTACGACCGACGGCTTCACGCAGGTCAACCCGCGTACCGGGGACCCGGCGGTGGTGACGAACCAGCTGTTCAACTTCGGCTGGGAGTACGCCTGGCAGGGGCACCTGGTCGGCCACGAGGGCAGTGAGCTGAGCCGCCCGTTGGTGCTCCGGGTCTCCCCGGCGCAGCCGACCGGGCTGACCGCGACGGCGAAGCCCGGCTCGCCGACCGTACCGCCGTCGATCGCGCTCGCCTGGACGAACAACGCCACCCGTCCGGTGCCCACGAACCATCTGGTCGAGCGGGCCACGAACGTCACGTTCACCGCCGGTGTCACCACGTTCAGCCTGCCGCCGGGGGTCGGTACGACCGCCGACTCGACCGTCACGCCGGGGACGACGTACTACTACCGGGTCCGTACGGAGACCGCCGTCGGCTACTCCGGTTGGTCGAACACCGCCTCGGCGGTGGTACGCCTGATCGCGCCGAGCGGGCTGACCGCCTCGGTGGCCCCGGCCGCCCCGGTCCGGGTCGACCTGGCCTGGCGCAACCGTTCCTTCGCCACCGGGGTCGAGATCCAGCGGGCGGTGAACCCGACCTTCAGCAGTGGGCTGGTCACCGTCTCCGGGCCGCTGACGGCCGCCTGGAGCGACGGCACGGTGACCCCGAACACGACGTACTACCACCGGGTCCGGACCAGTTACCTCGGTGCCCCGTCGCCGTGGTCGACGGTGTCGGTGGTGACCGTGCCGACCGTACCGGCGGTGCCGCACAGCCTCTCCGCGACCGCCTCGGTCTCCGCCCCGGACTCGGTCAGCGTGCAGCTCAGCTGGTTCGAGAGCGGGGGCAGCGTGGTCAGCGGCTTCACCCTGCAACGGGCCAACGACCCCTCGTTCAGCACCGGTCTGACCAGCTTCACCATCGCCGGTACGGCCCGCTCGTTCACCAACACCGGGCTGCCCCGGGACACCGTGTACCACTGGCGGATCCAGGCGTTCAACGCCGTCGGCACCTCCGCCTTCACCGGCCCGCTGGCGGTCCACCCGCCGGACTGA
- a CDS encoding CPCC family cysteine-rich protein: MGKHSIDVQACPCCGFFTGEGGTCPVCFWTNDGRQGAEDAVFEDGPNGDLSLAHARLNFAIYGASHPRYQDMVRAPRLEEQP; the protein is encoded by the coding sequence GTGGGGAAGCATTCGATCGACGTACAAGCATGTCCATGCTGCGGCTTTTTCACCGGAGAAGGTGGGACCTGTCCGGTCTGTTTCTGGACCAACGACGGCCGACAGGGGGCCGAGGACGCCGTCTTCGAGGACGGCCCGAACGGCGACCTGAGCCTGGCCCATGCCCGGCTCAACTTCGCCATCTACGGCGCCAGCCATCCCCGCTACCAGGACATGGTGCGCGCCCCCCGGCTCGAAGAGCAGCCCTGA
- a CDS encoding pentapeptide repeat-containing protein encodes MPARSVRRDSGSVGPNSGSVRPNSGQSRERAPVEPKRPASLDPATVEEHDLDHEATFRRLEFVDLDLSGRSADAVEFDQCRLRGTDLSGTHLDGAKFDDCLIESSNLANLRVEKSSLLRVRLSTARMTGLHWVNGSLREVTFAQCRLDLASFRFSKLQHVVFEGCNLSRADFSNADLGGVRFTDCDLTGAQFSHAKTAGTRFTNCSLAGIGGVTSLAGAVVARHDLIALSYTLAGALGIRIEDDDAPE; translated from the coding sequence ATGCCAGCACGGTCGGTACGCCGGGACAGCGGGTCCGTAGGCCCGAACAGCGGGTCGGTACGCCCGAACAGCGGTCAGTCGCGCGAGCGGGCGCCGGTGGAGCCCAAACGACCCGCTTCACTCGACCCGGCCACGGTGGAGGAGCACGACCTCGACCACGAGGCGACGTTCCGCCGGCTGGAGTTCGTGGACCTCGACCTGTCCGGCCGGTCGGCCGACGCGGTGGAGTTCGACCAGTGCCGGTTGCGCGGCACCGACCTGAGCGGTACGCACCTCGACGGGGCGAAGTTCGACGACTGCCTGATCGAGAGTTCGAACCTGGCCAACCTGCGGGTGGAGAAGTCGAGCCTGCTGCGGGTACGGCTGTCGACGGCGCGGATGACCGGCCTGCACTGGGTGAACGGCAGCCTGCGCGAGGTGACGTTCGCGCAGTGCCGGCTCGACCTGGCGTCGTTCCGGTTCTCGAAGCTCCAACACGTGGTGTTCGAGGGATGCAACCTGAGCCGGGCCGACTTCTCCAATGCCGACCTCGGCGGCGTACGGTTCACCGACTGCGACCTGACCGGTGCCCAGTTCAGCCACGCGAAGACGGCGGGAACCCGGTTCACCAACTGCTCCCTGGCCGGTATCGGCGGGGTGACGAGTCTGGCCGGCGCGGTCGTCGCCCGACACGACCTGATCGCGCTGTCGTACACACTCGCGGGCGCGCTCGGCATCCGGATCGAGGACGACGACGCGCCGGAGTGA